Proteins found in one Terriglobia bacterium genomic segment:
- a CDS encoding ABC transporter ATP-binding protein, producing the protein MIAVEGLTKRFVDRDAVANVSFFVPEGEVLGFLGPNGAGKTTTMRMITGFLPATSGSVRVAGIDLARDPLGVRARIGYLPENVALYPEMRVSEYLRFRAAIEGVPRKDVAARVDDASGRTMIGDVRRQLIGTLSKGYRQRVGLASTLLHRPPVLILDEPTVGLDPRQIVNIRELIVALGKDHTVILSTHILPEVEQVCRRVLIIDEGKLIADGTPEQLRTGLAGAAEVVTELDAPEADARAALERLPGVGAVRADGPGRFRLSVEGGGDLRRAVFSLAVEKGWVLLELSQTVPSLEDIFLRLTTRDAAAPEAAAEVARA; encoded by the coding sequence GTGATCGCGGTCGAAGGCCTGACCAAACGTTTCGTGGACCGGGACGCGGTCGCCAACGTGTCCTTCTTCGTGCCGGAGGGGGAGGTGCTCGGCTTCCTCGGCCCCAACGGCGCCGGCAAGACGACCACCATGCGGATGATCACCGGCTTCCTGCCGGCGACGTCCGGCAGCGTCCGCGTCGCCGGGATCGACCTCGCGCGCGACCCCCTCGGCGTGCGGGCCCGGATCGGCTACCTCCCCGAGAACGTGGCGCTCTACCCCGAGATGCGGGTCTCGGAGTACCTGCGCTTCCGGGCCGCCATCGAGGGGGTGCCGCGGAAGGATGTCGCCGCGCGGGTCGACGACGCCTCCGGCCGCACGATGATCGGCGACGTGCGGCGTCAGCTGATCGGCACTCTCTCGAAGGGTTACCGCCAGCGCGTCGGCCTCGCCAGCACGCTCTTGCACCGACCGCCGGTGCTGATCCTCGACGAGCCGACGGTGGGGCTCGACCCGCGCCAGATCGTCAACATCCGCGAGCTGATCGTCGCGCTGGGGAAGGACCACACGGTGATCCTCTCGACGCACATCCTCCCCGAGGTCGAGCAGGTGTGCCGACGGGTGCTGATCATCGACGAGGGCAAGCTGATCGCCGACGGCACGCCGGAGCAGCTGCGCACCGGCCTCGCCGGCGCCGCCGAGGTGGTCACGGAGCTCGACGCCCCCGAGGCGGACGCCCGCGCCGCGCTCGAGCGGCTCCCCGGCGTCGGCGCCGTGCGCGCGGACGGCCCCGGCCGATTCCGCCTCTCGGTCGAGGGGGGCGGCGACCTGCGCCGCGCGGTGTTCTCCCTCGCGGTCGAGAAAGGATGGGTGCTGCTCGAGCTGAGCCAAACCGTTCCGTCGCTCGAGGACATCTTCCTGCGCCTGACCACCCGCGACGCCGCGGCGCCCGAGGCGGCGGCGGAGGTGGCCCGTGCGTAA
- a CDS encoding ABC transporter permease, which translates to MRKSLALVRRELTAYFSSPLAYVVLTAFLFFNGYVFWLIIAFLNDPRTQAMAPLRLMFGGTLFFWLLLLFVVPVITMRLLAEERRTGTLEVLLTSPVSEGQVVIAKFVAALIFYLFLWLPTVVYVLILGSYSSIDPGPVGAGYLGIALLGVLFAAIGLLTSALTRNQIVAAIFAFALLMVLFSIGLLEQLATSPSLKSALSYMNLWDHMDDFARGLVDTRHVVYDLSLAGLFLFLATKALEAKKWR; encoded by the coding sequence GTGCGTAAGAGCCTGGCACTCGTCCGGCGCGAGCTCACGGCGTACTTCTCGTCGCCGCTCGCCTACGTGGTGCTGACCGCGTTCCTGTTCTTCAACGGGTACGTGTTCTGGCTGATCATCGCATTCCTCAACGACCCGCGCACGCAGGCGATGGCGCCGCTCAGGCTGATGTTCGGCGGCACGCTCTTCTTCTGGCTGCTCCTGCTGTTCGTGGTGCCGGTGATCACCATGCGGCTGCTCGCCGAGGAGCGCCGCACCGGCACCCTAGAGGTGCTGCTCACCTCGCCGGTGAGCGAGGGCCAGGTGGTGATCGCGAAGTTCGTCGCGGCGCTGATCTTCTACCTGTTCCTCTGGCTACCGACGGTGGTCTACGTGCTCATCCTCGGCAGCTACTCGAGCATCGACCCGGGGCCGGTGGGAGCGGGCTACCTGGGCATCGCTCTCTTGGGCGTCCTGTTCGCCGCCATCGGTTTGCTGACCTCGGCGCTCACGCGGAACCAGATCGTCGCCGCGATCTTCGCGTTCGCGCTCCTGATGGTGCTGTTCTCGATCGGGCTGCTCGAGCAGCTCGCCACATCTCCGTCGCTCAAGAGCGCGCTCTCCTACATGAACCTCTGGGACCACATGGACGACTTCGCGCGCGGCCTCGTCGACACCCGCCACGTCGTCTACGACCTCAGCCTCGCAGGGCTGTTCCTCTTCCTCGCGACCAAGGCCCTCGAGGCCAAGAAGTGGAGGTGA